A region from the Desulfomarina profundi genome encodes:
- the gdhA gene encoding NADP-specific glutamate dehydrogenase, whose protein sequence is MDNINFVTDRDPHEKEFHQAVTEVIESVMPVLDQNPLYRNENIMQRIVEPERVIMFRVPWMDDQKQVQVNRGFRIEMNSAIGPYKGGLRFHPSVNLSILKFLAFEQVFKNALTSLPMGGGKGGSDFDPKGKSDTEVMRFCQSFMAELFRHIGPNTDVPAGDIGVGAREIGYLFGMYKKLANEFTGVLTGKSLNWGGSLIRPEATGYGSVYFASEMLATRGENLEGKRCLVSGSGNVAQYTMEKLLDLGATPITFSDSSGYIYDEEGVDREKLEHIMYLKNVMRGRVSEYVETYPDAVFVPVDHELDHNPMWKEHKAQCAFPSATQNEINGKDAQHLIDNGVYVVCEGANMPTVHEGIEIFVDNKILYGPGKAANAGGVSVSGLEMSQNSMRLNWPKDEVDNRLKHIMKNIHRMCMDTAEQYGEPGNYVAGANIAGFVKVVDSMIDQGVV, encoded by the coding sequence GAAGGAATTTCATCAGGCGGTAACCGAAGTCATCGAATCAGTAATGCCGGTTCTGGATCAGAACCCGCTGTATCGGAATGAAAACATCATGCAGCGGATTGTTGAACCTGAGCGGGTTATCATGTTTCGGGTTCCATGGATGGATGACCAGAAACAGGTTCAGGTGAACCGTGGTTTTCGTATTGAAATGAACAGCGCAATCGGCCCTTATAAAGGTGGTCTGCGTTTTCATCCCTCCGTGAATCTGTCTATTCTGAAATTCCTGGCCTTTGAACAGGTTTTCAAAAATGCACTGACTTCTCTTCCCATGGGTGGTGGAAAAGGTGGATCCGATTTTGACCCCAAGGGAAAATCGGATACAGAGGTGATGCGTTTCTGTCAGTCGTTTATGGCTGAACTCTTTCGCCATATTGGCCCCAATACGGATGTTCCTGCCGGAGATATCGGTGTTGGAGCCCGTGAAATCGGCTATCTCTTCGGGATGTATAAAAAACTTGCCAATGAGTTTACCGGGGTTCTTACCGGAAAAAGCCTGAACTGGGGCGGCAGCCTGATTCGTCCCGAGGCTACGGGATATGGCAGTGTCTATTTCGCGTCTGAAATGCTTGCCACCAGGGGAGAGAATCTGGAAGGCAAGCGCTGTCTTGTTTCCGGTTCCGGAAATGTCGCCCAGTACACCATGGAAAAACTGCTTGACCTGGGGGCCACCCCGATTACCTTTTCTGATTCTTCAGGTTATATTTATGATGAAGAGGGTGTCGACAGAGAGAAGCTTGAGCATATCATGTATCTGAAAAATGTGATGCGGGGCAGAGTATCAGAGTATGTTGAAACCTACCCGGATGCCGTATTTGTACCTGTGGATCATGAACTGGATCACAATCCCATGTGGAAAGAGCACAAGGCCCAATGCGCCTTCCCAAGTGCCACTCAGAATGAAATCAATGGCAAGGATGCCCAGCATCTTATTGACAATGGTGTCTACGTGGTCTGTGAAGGAGCTAATATGCCGACTGTCCATGAAGGTATTGAAATCTTTGTGGACAACAAGATCCTTTATGGTCCTGGTAAAGCTGCAAATGCAGGAGGCGTTTCTGTTTCAGGCCTTGAAATGTCTCAGAATTCCATGCGGCTGAACTGGCCCAAGGATGAAGTGGACAACAGGTTGAAACACATTATGAAAAATATTCACAGGATGTGTATGGATACTGCCGAGCAGTATGGTGAGCCCGGAAACTACGTGGCTGGTGCCAATATTGCCGGGTTCGTAAAGGTTGTTGACTCCATGATTGATCAGGGAGTTGTGTAA